AGATTGTCCGGCAGCGGCCGCTTTCTTTTGGGGCGTGCGGACCGACGCGCAGCGACTGGCAAGTCAAGGCGGCTCGACGGGCTCTGCGATCGCTGTCGCAAGACAGCCCCTTGCCGGATCAAGATAGCGAGAATCGCTATCCGGCAAATAAGGAAAGTGACCCCAACGGGAATCGAACCCGTGTTGCCGGCGTGAAAGGCCGGTGTCCTAACCGCTAGACGATAGGGCCAATCGAACGGCGGCTGACCTCGTGGAGGACACTCGCGCGATCGAACAAATTGGTGTATAGGGGGCGTCGCGAACGGCGTCAAGTGCCACGCGGAATGACGCTCGGCGCGGCTCCGCGGCAATTGTGGAAGAAGTCTCTTACCACTAGTTGACGAAGGTCGCATCGAGACGTAACAATGCGACCGCTGAACCGGGAATGCGATTGCCAATCAAGCTGCACCGAGTACCGAACTGAATCAGTCTCATGCCGGCCAGTGACGGGAAATCGAACGGTCAGCTCGAAGCGCCGCTTTCGGACGCATCGGGGTTCACAGCGCCTTCGGCGCCGTGTTCGTTGGCGAGGTTTTCGTTGCGCCGGATCGCGTCGTACACCTCACGGCGATGTACGGGCACTTCCTTGGGCGCTTCGACTCCCAGTCGCACTTTGTCGCCGCGAATTTCAACAACGACAATCGTGATGTCGTTGTTGATGACAATGCTCTCGTTTTTCTTGCGAGACAGAACCAACATCGCCGATCCCTTTGCTTTCTGCCGAGGGGCTTCCATGTGACGCGGTGTCTCACCGCCGGGCATCTCCCGAAGGAAAGCTCCGCCCAAGCAGCCTAGGACACGCATCAAGGCGTCTCTGGCGCGCCTGTTTGCCGATGCGCGCAAGTTTTTCCTCATTTCACTCTACGTGGTTGCGACGTGTAGTCAAGCGAACGACACGTCTGGCGACTGCTTTTTCCACGAATTTTTTCTCGAATTGGCACGGAATTCGTTTGATTAAGCCGTTGGCGATCGGCCACCGAAGGCGCAGCCAATTCAATATTCGCCGCCTTGGAACGCGCAAGTGCCTATCTAGTAACGTGTTGCGTCCTTGGGATCGCGGCAAAGTCAAAAGGACTGCACTAGGGACGGCAGATCCGCGTCTTAGGTTCGCCGTCTAAATGTCGTGAAACTCAGTCAACTGGGCGGATGAATCGACGGGACGGTCACTCCGCGTGAGCAATGGCTCAAGTTGAACGTCCGCCGCTCGCCCTGGCGTGGCGCTTTTGCCGGCGCGATCGTTCGTCGATCTGGCGATGGGGTCTCACGTCGCAGCCGTACCCGAGCAATCAAACGGATGCGGACTAACTGGCATAAACAGCACGCTGTCGACTCCGCGCCGCGCACGCTTGAGGTTCTTCTGCGAACTTCTATAATTCACCGCGTCGATCATGGTCATTGCGAGTGTAGACTTGTAATGAGCGCGGTATCTCTCTTGTCCGGCCATTGATTTCGTTCGCGCAATTGCACGATCGACGCGATAACTCGATGGCCGCGGCGCTGGAAATTGGTTGCGTACATGAGCTTGTTGCAGCAATTGCGTCGCATTCCCTGGTTTGGCGATATCGTCGACGCCGTCGCCACGGTTAGCCAAGGCATGGCCATCACGCTGCGCAATTGGGTGCTGACCTACGATCCCAAACGCCGCACGTTTACCGAACACTTCGAATATCCCGAACTGCCGGTGCCGGTCGCGCCCCGCTATCGCGGATTTCATCGCTACGACCTCACGACCTGCATCGCCTGCGATCAGTGCGCGAAGGCCTGCCCGGTGGATTGCATCTACATCGGCAAAGAAAAGGTCGTTGGCGGCAAGGGTTTCAAGGTCACCGGATTCACGATCGACTACACGAAGTGCATGTTTTGTGCGCTGTGCGTCGAGCCTTGCCCGGTGGATTGCATCTTCATGGGCGCGACGCACGACTTGAGTTGCTACAGCCGCGATGGCTGCATCGTCGATTTCGCGCGGTTGCCGGTGGAAGTAGGTTGGGGGCGCGCGACGCTCAATCCCACGGCGGTCTCGGCGTCGAAAGTCATCGCCGAGC
The nucleotide sequence above comes from Planctomycetia bacterium. Encoded proteins:
- the csrA gene encoding carbon storage regulator CsrA yields the protein MLVLSRKKNESIVINNDITIVVVEIRGDKVRLGVEAPKEVPVHRREVYDAIRRNENLANEHGAEGAVNPDASESGASS
- a CDS encoding 4Fe-4S binding protein; the encoded protein is MSLLQQLRRIPWFGDIVDAVATVSQGMAITLRNWVLTYDPKRRTFTEHFEYPELPVPVAPRYRGFHRYDLTTCIACDQCAKACPVDCIYIGKEKVVGGKGFKVTGFTIDYTKCMFCALCVEPCPVDCIFMGATHDLSCYSRDGCIVDFARLPVEVGWGRATLNPTAVSASKVIAEPVHGGPNQ